In the Nothobranchius furzeri strain GRZ-AD chromosome 15, NfurGRZ-RIMD1, whole genome shotgun sequence genome, one interval contains:
- the si:dkey-32e6.6 gene encoding extracellular matrix protein 2 isoform X2, whose translation MQMSNIWILIVNLSGSVLSWQSLDTISSNGAGGTERREVQWQMERQKEMEQRGAGFQEQESGRRWRRSVWGQREHAAEEALAELGRPLVGWRNHDTGELENSRLLAELQEPQTEEQNATDHEKTQEEQVEEEEGDEEEEEEEDSDEDDDDDDDSDEEEEEEEEEEEEEQEGEEEEATPLPSNQTETHSSITDPLSDCRTADREIHCRGVGVTHLPVFQNLEVTKLDLADNNIRIITPQTFSGLPVLHTLDLSHNKLDDESFSQSPLVKLMLLKKLNLDDNHITRVPALPSSLEELKIGSNRLSALTHHSFKGLLNLLKLDLENNTLREGSVSPLAFRPLRKLLDLQLDSNHFCSLPQGLPRSLQMLKMNKNQINEVTEEPLRGCVRLRVLDLSHNRIHEQGIATGVWTFLKSLEDLNLSHNRLSSIPTNLPRGLLKLTLQHNAINHIPAFVFRHMRPGLRSLHLSHNSLSTRDVEQVAFVGSYRSLKELHLDNNRLQEIPRCVRQFKNLQVLRLDSNQIRHVRQWGVCHPRNLASMLASVHLENNLLKVEAVPPKAFSCVTDAHGLVLHPQQDTPT comes from the exons ATGCAAATGTCCAACATCTGGATACTCATTGTTAATCTGAGTGGCTCAGTtttatcatggcagagcctggacacGATTTCTTCTAATGGAGCAGGTGGAACTG AAAGAAGAGAAGTGCAATGGCAAATGGAGAGGCAAAAAGAGATGGAGCAGAGAGGAGCTGGTTTCCAAGAGCAGGAGAGtggtaggaggtggaggaggagtgtCTGGGGCCAGAGGGAGCATGCAGCAGAAGAGGCTCTA GCAGAGTTAGGGCGCCCTCTAGTGGGCTGGAGAAATCATGACACAGGAGAGCTGGAGAACAGCCGCCTTTTGGCTGAACTGCAGGAACCTCAGACAGAAGAGCAAAATGCCACGGATCACGAGAAAACACAAGaagaacaagtagaagaagaagagggcgatgaagaggaagaggaagaagaagactcagatgaagatgatgatgatgatgatgatagtgatgaagaAGAG gaggaggaggaagaagaggaggaagaagaacagGAGGGGGAAGAAGAGGAAGCAACTCCACTTCCCAGCAATCAAACAGAAACACATTCTAGCATTACAGATCCTCTTTCTGACTGTCGGACCGCCGACAGAGAGATCCACTGCAGAGGCGTGGGCGTGACTCACCTGCCTGTCTTCCAGAACCTGGAGGTCACAAAGCTGGACCTGGCAG ACAACAACATCAGAATCATCACCCCACAGACCTTCTCGGGCCTTCCAGTCCTGCACACTCTGGACCTGAGCCACAACAAACTGGATGATGAGTCTTTCAGCCAAAGCCCTCTGGTC AAACTGATGCTTTTGAAGAAACTGAACCTAGATGACAACCACATTACCAGGGTTCCAGCTCTGCCATCGTCTCTGGAGGAGCTGAAGATTGGCAGCAACAGGCTCAGTGCACTCACTCACCATTCCTTTAAAG GCCTATTAAACCTGCTAAAGTTGGATCTGGAGAACAATACCCTCCGCGAAGGCAGCGTATCGCCTTTAGCTTTCAGACCTCTTCGAAAGCTTCTTGACCTGCAGCTGGACAGCAACCACTTCTGTTCCCTTCCACAAGGTCTTCCACGTTCTCTTCAG ATGCTCAAaatgaacaagaatcagattaaTGAGGTGACGGAGGAGCCACTGAGGGGCTGTGTCCGTTTGAGGGTTCTGGACCTCAGTCACAACCGTATCCACGAACAAGGCATCGCCACTGGTGTCTGGACCTTCTTGAA atctcTTGAAGACTTGAACCTTTCCCACAACCGCCTCAGCTCCATCCCAACAAATCTGCCACGAGGGCTCCTTAAGCTGACCCTCCAACACAACGCCATCAATCACATCCCTGCCTTCGTCTTTCGTCACATGCGGCCCGGTCTGCGGTCCCTCCATCTATCCCACAACTCGTTGAGCACCCGGGATGTGGAGCAGGTTGCTTTTGTTGGAAGCTACCGCTCGCTGAAGGAGCTCCATCTGGACAACAACCGCCTGCAGGAGATCCCTCGATGCGTGAGGCAGTTTAAGAACCTGCAGGTGCTGAGGCTGGACAGCAATCAGATCAG GCATGTGAGGCAGTGGGGAGTGTGTCACCCTCGTAACTTGGCCTCCATGTTGGCTTCAGTCCACCTGGAAAACAATCTTCTGAAAGTGGAGGCTGTTCCTCCAAAGGCATTCTCTTGTGTCACTGACGCCCATGGACTGGTCCTTCACCCACAGCAGGACACACCCACATGA
- the si:dkey-32e6.6 gene encoding extracellular matrix protein 2 isoform X1 → MQMSNIWILIVNLSGSVLSWQSLDTISSNGAGGTEERREVQWQMERQKEMEQRGAGFQEQESGRRWRRSVWGQREHAAEEALAELGRPLVGWRNHDTGELENSRLLAELQEPQTEEQNATDHEKTQEEQVEEEEGDEEEEEEEDSDEDDDDDDDSDEEEEEEEEEEEEEQEGEEEEATPLPSNQTETHSSITDPLSDCRTADREIHCRGVGVTHLPVFQNLEVTKLDLADNNIRIITPQTFSGLPVLHTLDLSHNKLDDESFSQSPLVKLMLLKKLNLDDNHITRVPALPSSLEELKIGSNRLSALTHHSFKGLLNLLKLDLENNTLREGSVSPLAFRPLRKLLDLQLDSNHFCSLPQGLPRSLQMLKMNKNQINEVTEEPLRGCVRLRVLDLSHNRIHEQGIATGVWTFLKSLEDLNLSHNRLSSIPTNLPRGLLKLTLQHNAINHIPAFVFRHMRPGLRSLHLSHNSLSTRDVEQVAFVGSYRSLKELHLDNNRLQEIPRCVRQFKNLQVLRLDSNQIRHVRQWGVCHPRNLASMLASVHLENNLLKVEAVPPKAFSCVTDAHGLVLHPQQDTPT, encoded by the exons ATGCAAATGTCCAACATCTGGATACTCATTGTTAATCTGAGTGGCTCAGTtttatcatggcagagcctggacacGATTTCTTCTAATGGAGCAGGTGGAACTG AAGAAAGAAGAGAAGTGCAATGGCAAATGGAGAGGCAAAAAGAGATGGAGCAGAGAGGAGCTGGTTTCCAAGAGCAGGAGAGtggtaggaggtggaggaggagtgtCTGGGGCCAGAGGGAGCATGCAGCAGAAGAGGCTCTA GCAGAGTTAGGGCGCCCTCTAGTGGGCTGGAGAAATCATGACACAGGAGAGCTGGAGAACAGCCGCCTTTTGGCTGAACTGCAGGAACCTCAGACAGAAGAGCAAAATGCCACGGATCACGAGAAAACACAAGaagaacaagtagaagaagaagagggcgatgaagaggaagaggaagaagaagactcagatgaagatgatgatgatgatgatgatagtgatgaagaAGAG gaggaggaggaagaagaggaggaagaagaacagGAGGGGGAAGAAGAGGAAGCAACTCCACTTCCCAGCAATCAAACAGAAACACATTCTAGCATTACAGATCCTCTTTCTGACTGTCGGACCGCCGACAGAGAGATCCACTGCAGAGGCGTGGGCGTGACTCACCTGCCTGTCTTCCAGAACCTGGAGGTCACAAAGCTGGACCTGGCAG ACAACAACATCAGAATCATCACCCCACAGACCTTCTCGGGCCTTCCAGTCCTGCACACTCTGGACCTGAGCCACAACAAACTGGATGATGAGTCTTTCAGCCAAAGCCCTCTGGTC AAACTGATGCTTTTGAAGAAACTGAACCTAGATGACAACCACATTACCAGGGTTCCAGCTCTGCCATCGTCTCTGGAGGAGCTGAAGATTGGCAGCAACAGGCTCAGTGCACTCACTCACCATTCCTTTAAAG GCCTATTAAACCTGCTAAAGTTGGATCTGGAGAACAATACCCTCCGCGAAGGCAGCGTATCGCCTTTAGCTTTCAGACCTCTTCGAAAGCTTCTTGACCTGCAGCTGGACAGCAACCACTTCTGTTCCCTTCCACAAGGTCTTCCACGTTCTCTTCAG ATGCTCAAaatgaacaagaatcagattaaTGAGGTGACGGAGGAGCCACTGAGGGGCTGTGTCCGTTTGAGGGTTCTGGACCTCAGTCACAACCGTATCCACGAACAAGGCATCGCCACTGGTGTCTGGACCTTCTTGAA atctcTTGAAGACTTGAACCTTTCCCACAACCGCCTCAGCTCCATCCCAACAAATCTGCCACGAGGGCTCCTTAAGCTGACCCTCCAACACAACGCCATCAATCACATCCCTGCCTTCGTCTTTCGTCACATGCGGCCCGGTCTGCGGTCCCTCCATCTATCCCACAACTCGTTGAGCACCCGGGATGTGGAGCAGGTTGCTTTTGTTGGAAGCTACCGCTCGCTGAAGGAGCTCCATCTGGACAACAACCGCCTGCAGGAGATCCCTCGATGCGTGAGGCAGTTTAAGAACCTGCAGGTGCTGAGGCTGGACAGCAATCAGATCAG GCATGTGAGGCAGTGGGGAGTGTGTCACCCTCGTAACTTGGCCTCCATGTTGGCTTCAGTCCACCTGGAAAACAATCTTCTGAAAGTGGAGGCTGTTCCTCCAAAGGCATTCTCTTGTGTCACTGACGCCCATGGACTGGTCCTTCACCCACAGCAGGACACACCCACATGA